A stretch of Paracoccus sp. MA DNA encodes these proteins:
- a CDS encoding sodium:calcium antiporter, with product MSELLDFGGRSVWFNVTLFAAAAAIVWIAGTRMVRLVDRLADRTGMGKGFAGMLLLGGIVSLTEISTVSTAAFTGSPLLALNNLLGSESINLFLLAAVDPLTGREALTSFIAKPAMLFQGTMGIVLLAFTALAMAVGDVLVFGVGLWSSALFLLCLGALWMSARYEHRKVWTVQDQTEKPGDESGDDGGPDRDKHRQERLGPLCLKLTALAGVILLAGLFLSLTGDALAEQTGLGASFVGFLLVGISTSLPELSTITAALRMKRHEMAVGDILGSNVFNLLLVFLTDVLYVGEPVLNQVGRFEIVASLLAIVMTGILLLGLLERRDKTVLGMGYDSAAMLAVFLGGVAILYGFGG from the coding sequence TTGTCTGAACTGCTCGATTTCGGCGGCCGCTCCGTCTGGTTCAATGTCACGCTGTTTGCCGCGGCGGCCGCGATCGTCTGGATCGCCGGAACCCGCATGGTCCGGCTGGTCGATCGCCTGGCCGACCGGACCGGAATGGGAAAGGGCTTTGCGGGAATGCTTCTGCTTGGCGGCATCGTCTCGCTGACAGAGATATCCACCGTCTCGACTGCCGCCTTCACCGGAAGCCCGCTGCTGGCGCTCAACAACCTTCTCGGCAGCGAGTCGATCAATCTCTTTCTGCTTGCCGCCGTCGATCCGCTGACCGGCCGCGAGGCGCTGACCTCCTTCATCGCCAAGCCCGCGATGCTGTTCCAGGGAACGATGGGCATCGTTCTTCTGGCCTTCACGGCCCTGGCCATGGCCGTCGGCGACGTCCTGGTCTTCGGGGTCGGCCTTTGGTCGTCGGCGCTTTTCCTGCTCTGCCTGGGGGCGTTGTGGATGTCCGCCCGCTACGAACATCGCAAGGTCTGGACCGTCCAGGACCAGACCGAAAAACCGGGCGACGAATCCGGGGACGACGGTGGGCCGGATCGCGACAAGCATCGCCAGGAACGTCTCGGGCCTCTCTGTCTCAAGCTGACGGCCCTGGCGGGGGTCATCCTTCTCGCCGGCCTGTTTCTTTCCCTGACCGGGGACGCGCTGGCCGAGCAGACCGGCCTCGGCGCCAGCTTCGTGGGATTCCTGCTGGTTGGCATCTCGACCTCGCTGCCGGAGCTGAGCACCATCACCGCCGCGCTGCGCATGAAGCGCCATGAAATGGCGGTCGGCGACATCCTGGGCTCCAATGTCTTCAACCTGCTTCTCGTCTTTCTCACCGATGTCCTTTATGTCGGCGAGCCGGTGTTGAATCAGGTAGGGCGGTTCGAGATCGTCGCCAGCCTGCTGGCGATCGTCATGACAGGCATCCTGCTGCTCGGCCTGCTGGAACGGAGAGACAAGACCGTCCTCGGCATGGGTTACGATTCGGCCGCGATGCTTGCGGTCTTTCTCGGCGGCGTCGCGATCCTCTACGGCTTCGGGGGCTGA
- a CDS encoding co-chaperone YbbN, with protein MSGPDSQIVCIACGAVNRLPPARDPAAARCGKCRKALFSGQPAEVDGRMFQRQIGRSSIPVLVDVWAPWCGPCRMMAPEFARAAALLEPAMRLIKLNSEAEPQAAAALGIRGIPTLLLYRGGREIARQSGAMDAASIAGWAQARLRG; from the coding sequence ATGTCCGGCCCGGACAGCCAGATCGTCTGCATCGCCTGCGGCGCGGTAAACCGCCTGCCGCCCGCGCGCGATCCGGCCGCCGCGCGCTGCGGCAAATGCCGGAAGGCGCTGTTTTCCGGCCAGCCGGCCGAGGTGGACGGACGGATGTTCCAGCGCCAGATCGGCCGCAGTTCGATCCCGGTTCTGGTCGATGTCTGGGCGCCCTGGTGCGGCCCCTGCCGGATGATGGCGCCGGAATTCGCCCGCGCCGCCGCCCTTCTGGAACCGGCGATGCGGCTGATCAAGCTGAACTCCGAGGCCGAGCCACAGGCCGCCGCCGCCCTTGGCATCCGCGGCATCCCGACGCTGCTTCTCTATCGCGGCGGGCGCGAGATCGCGCGGCAATCCGGCGCCATGGACGCGGCTTCGATCGCCGGCTGGGCCCAGGCGCGGCTACGCGGCTGA
- a CDS encoding CBS domain-containing protein, producing the protein MKVSDCMTAEVRIANPEQTIREIAQMMGQIDAGAMPVGDDDRLVGMITDRDIVIRGVAMGKGPDTKVREVMSSEVRYCFEDEEVEQVLENMGDLQVRRLPVLNRDKRLVGIISLGDLARNGEVAEAGEALSDISEPGGEHSQTAQ; encoded by the coding sequence ATGAAAGTCAGCGACTGCATGACGGCGGAAGTGAGAATCGCCAATCCTGAACAGACCATTCGCGAGATAGCGCAGATGATGGGGCAGATCGACGCCGGGGCGATGCCCGTGGGCGACGATGACCGGCTGGTCGGCATGATCACGGATCGCGATATCGTAATCCGCGGCGTCGCGATGGGGAAAGGGCCTGACACAAAGGTGCGCGAGGTCATGAGCTCGGAGGTCAGATATTGCTTCGAGGATGAAGAAGTCGAGCAAGTCCTGGAGAATATGGGAGACTTGCAGGTGCGGCGCCTGCCTGTTCTCAATCGTGACAAGCGGCTGGTCGGGATCATCTCTCTGGGCGACCTCGCGAGGAACGGCGAGGTGGCGGAAGCCGGCGAGGCTTTGAGCGACATCTCGGAGCCGGGGGGCGAGCATTCTCAAACCGCGCAATAG
- the ald gene encoding alanine dehydrogenase, with amino-acid sequence MKIGCPREIKPQEFRVGLTPAAAAEAVAHGHQVLVETDAGLGAGFADQDYLAAGAQIAPDAASVFAAADLIVKVKEPQPQERAMLRQGQVLFTYLHLAPDPAQTRDLLDSGVTAIAYETVTDARGGLPLLAPMSEVAGRLAPQVGSWALQKANGGRGVLLGGVPGVRPANVLIIGGGVVGAAAARVAVGMGANVTVMDRSLPRLSWLDDLFMGKLTTQHASAAATAELIQTADMVIGAVLVPGAAAPKLVSRAQLETMPRGAVLVDVAIDQGGCFETSRPTTHQDPIYEVDGIVHYCVANMPGAVARTSTQALGNATLPFLLALADKGWRRALEQDPHLRAGLATHEGRLTSPPVGEALGLAAVTPDELLAG; translated from the coding sequence ATGAAGATCGGCTGCCCCAGGGAAATCAAGCCGCAGGAATTCCGCGTCGGCCTGACGCCGGCCGCCGCCGCCGAAGCCGTGGCCCACGGTCATCAGGTCCTGGTCGAGACCGATGCCGGGCTGGGCGCCGGTTTCGCGGATCAGGACTATCTGGCCGCCGGGGCGCAGATCGCGCCGGACGCGGCCTCGGTCTTTGCCGCCGCCGACCTGATCGTCAAGGTCAAGGAGCCGCAGCCCCAGGAACGCGCCATGCTGCGGCAGGGGCAGGTGCTCTTCACCTATCTGCATCTGGCGCCCGATCCGGCGCAGACCCGCGACCTGCTCGACTCGGGCGTGACGGCCATCGCCTATGAGACGGTGACGGATGCGCGCGGCGGCCTGCCCCTGCTTGCGCCCATGTCCGAGGTGGCGGGGCGCTTGGCGCCGCAGGTCGGCTCATGGGCGCTGCAAAAGGCCAATGGCGGGCGCGGCGTGCTGCTGGGCGGGGTGCCGGGGGTCCGGCCGGCCAATGTGCTGATCATCGGCGGCGGCGTGGTCGGCGCCGCGGCGGCGCGGGTCGCGGTCGGCATGGGCGCGAACGTGACGGTGATGGACCGCTCGCTGCCGCGGCTGTCCTGGCTGGACGACCTGTTCATGGGCAAGCTGACCACCCAGCACGCCAGCGCCGCGGCGACCGCCGAGCTGATCCAGACCGCCGACATGGTGATCGGCGCCGTGCTGGTGCCGGGCGCGGCGGCGCCCAAGCTGGTGTCGCGGGCCCAGCTGGAAACCATGCCGCGCGGCGCGGTGCTGGTCGATGTCGCCATCGACCAGGGCGGCTGCTTCGAGACCTCGCGCCCGACCACCCATCAGGACCCGATCTACGAGGTCGATGGCATCGTCCATTACTGCGTCGCCAACATGCCCGGCGCGGTGGCGCGGACCTCGACCCAGGCGCTTGGCAATGCCACGCTGCCCTTCCTGCTGGCGCTGGCCGACAAGGGCTGGCGGCGCGCGCTGGAACAGGACCCGCATCTGCGCGCCGGGCTTGCCACGCATGAGGGGCGGCTGACCTCGCCGCCGGTGGGCGAGGCGCTGGGGCTGGCGGCGGTCACTCCGGACGAGCTTCTGGCGGGCTGA
- a CDS encoding Crp/Fnr family transcriptional regulator yields MTETLGLGDLDWFAGLTPWDLAPIEAALRRRQFDQGQLILERGDPGDTVLFVLSGRVLAVHWTQAGREIVYSDIGPGCACGELSVLSGSPRSLSLYARSACTLFEMPGALLLELIGTHPSVRQAIMGHLVRQIHGLTDRVHALISLSVEERLRAYLLRIALERGGLERGRVLRDLPTHAEIANIVGANREAISRNLAKLGREGVIESGRRFLRILRPEALFPQAAETAAPPAFSPPEARPE; encoded by the coding sequence ATGACGGAAACGCTGGGGCTGGGCGATCTGGATTGGTTTGCCGGGCTGACGCCGTGGGATCTGGCCCCGATCGAAGCCGCCCTGCGGCGGCGGCAGTTCGACCAGGGACAGCTGATCCTGGAGCGCGGCGATCCGGGCGATACGGTGCTGTTCGTGCTGTCGGGCCGCGTGCTTGCCGTGCACTGGACGCAGGCCGGGCGCGAGATCGTCTATAGCGACATCGGGCCCGGCTGCGCCTGCGGCGAGCTGTCGGTGCTGTCGGGCAGCCCGCGCTCGCTGTCGCTTTACGCCCGCAGCGCCTGCACGCTGTTCGAGATGCCCGGCGCGCTGCTGCTGGAGCTGATCGGGACCCATCCCTCGGTGCGACAGGCGATCATGGGCCATCTGGTGCGCCAGATCCACGGCCTGACCGACCGGGTGCATGCACTGATCTCGCTCAGCGTCGAGGAGCGGCTGCGCGCCTATCTGCTGCGCATCGCGCTGGAGCGCGGCGGGCTTGAGCGCGGCCGCGTGCTGCGCGACCTGCCGACCCATGCCGAGATCGCCAATATCGTCGGCGCCAACCGCGAGGCGATCAGCCGAAACTTGGCCAAGCTTGGCCGCGAGGGCGTGATCGAGAGCGGCCGCCGCTTCCTGCGCATCCTGCGCCCCGAGGCACTGTTCCCGCAGGCCGCCGAAACGGCCGCCCCGCCCGCGTTCAGCCCGCCAGAAGCTCGTCCGGAGTGA
- a CDS encoding tetratricopeptide repeat protein encodes MSAQSDLSGPRLLTVLYADVQGYTGLVERDEAGTVARLARSLRLIRRLAGDYGGSVVNTAGDGLVAVFESVHQALHFALEMQQELSQDAAWTGGAEPIAYRIGISIGEVFAGDDGVYGHSVNLAARIQSFAAPGGVCITEAVYRLVRGHPDLVLRSLGRKRLRNMTAPVEIYAVGLASAAAGPRAIPAAPPPAAGTLALPDASLAVLPLENLSGDPNDLHLCRGLAADLITSLSRFRHLMVIARHSAFLAAAEVASLREIGRRLGVRYLLAGSFRRVDSRIRITADLIEAETENTLWSERYDGAMAGILDIQDDIAATTAARVALRIEAAERRRLAEQTHPALYAYGLVLRGLELDFRFRPEANLHARRLFEQAQELDPLYGRSYAAMSRTFNVEWRYNWSSDPQTALDRALDLAKRAVECDGFDARGFSEMGLAHLYKKQHAEATSAYEHALALNPNDADLLAYTGDCLAYVRQGERAVRLIRRAMRLNPYHPDAYLWFLGDAHFHMGEYAEAIEALSRMRDGSEAHRLLAASHALLGQMDEARHHAREVMRVHPNFTIAHWRKVPPLQHPEDLELYVDALRMAGLR; translated from the coding sequence ATGAGCGCGCAGTCCGATCTGTCCGGTCCCCGGCTGCTCACCGTGCTTTATGCCGATGTGCAAGGCTATACCGGGCTGGTCGAGCGGGACGAGGCCGGCACCGTCGCCCGGCTGGCGCGCTCGCTGCGCCTGATCCGCCGGCTGGCCGGCGATTATGGCGGCTCGGTGGTGAATACCGCCGGCGACGGGCTGGTGGCGGTTTTCGAAAGCGTCCACCAGGCGCTGCATTTCGCGCTCGAGATGCAGCAGGAACTGTCGCAGGACGCGGCCTGGACCGGCGGGGCCGAGCCGATCGCCTATCGCATCGGCATCTCCATCGGCGAGGTCTTTGCCGGCGACGACGGGGTCTATGGCCACAGCGTCAACCTGGCCGCGCGCATCCAGAGCTTCGCCGCGCCCGGCGGCGTCTGCATCACCGAAGCGGTCTATCGGCTGGTGCGCGGCCATCCCGACCTGGTCCTGCGCTCGCTGGGGCGCAAGCGGCTCAGGAACATGACGGCGCCGGTCGAGATCTATGCGGTCGGGCTCGCCTCGGCGGCGGCGGGGCCCCGCGCGATCCCTGCCGCGCCGCCGCCTGCCGCCGGGACGCTGGCCTTGCCCGATGCCTCGCTGGCGGTCTTGCCGCTGGAAAACCTCTCGGGCGACCCGAACGACCTGCATCTGTGCCGGGGCCTTGCCGCCGATCTGATCACCAGCCTCAGCCGGTTCCGGCACCTGATGGTGATTGCCCGCCATTCCGCCTTCCTGGCGGCGGCCGAGGTCGCGTCGCTGCGCGAGATCGGCCGGCGGCTGGGGGTGCGCTATCTGCTCGCCGGCAGTTTCCGGCGCGTGGACAGCCGCATCAGGATCACCGCGGACCTGATCGAGGCCGAGACCGAGAACACGCTCTGGTCCGAACGCTACGACGGGGCGATGGCGGGCATTCTCGACATCCAGGACGATATCGCCGCCACGACCGCCGCACGCGTCGCCCTGCGCATCGAGGCGGCCGAACGGCGCCGGCTGGCCGAGCAGACCCATCCGGCGCTTTACGCCTATGGGCTGGTGCTGCGCGGGCTGGAACTGGACTTCCGCTTCCGTCCCGAGGCGAACCTGCACGCGCGCCGCCTGTTCGAGCAGGCGCAGGAGCTCGATCCGCTCTATGGCCGCAGCTATGCGGCGATGTCGCGGACCTTCAACGTGGAATGGCGCTACAACTGGAGCAGCGATCCGCAGACGGCGCTGGACCGGGCGCTGGACCTGGCGAAGCGCGCGGTGGAATGCGACGGGTTCGACGCGCGCGGCTTTTCCGAGATGGGGCTGGCGCATCTTTACAAGAAGCAGCACGCCGAGGCGACGTCGGCCTATGAGCATGCGCTGGCGCTGAACCCCAACGACGCCGACCTGCTGGCCTATACGGGGGATTGCCTGGCCTATGTGCGGCAAGGCGAAAGGGCGGTGCGGCTGATCCGGCGGGCGATGCGGCTGAATCCCTATCACCCGGACGCCTATCTGTGGTTCCTGGGTGACGCCCATTTCCACATGGGCGAATATGCCGAGGCCATCGAGGCGCTTTCCCGCATGCGCGACGGTTCCGAGGCGCATCGGCTTCTGGCCGCCAGCCACGCGCTGCTGGGCCAGATGGACGAGGCCCGCCACCATGCGCGCGAGGTGATGCGCGTGCACCCGAACTTCACCATCGCGCATTGGCGCAAGGTGCCGCCGCTGCAGCATCCCGAGGATCTTGAGCTTTATGTCGATGCGCTGCGCATGGCCGGGCTGCGCTGA
- a CDS encoding calcium-binding protein, protein MATTIHGTDGNDRLTVAGDDDTYRINMLNGRDFVDVTQISARYVAVNFSDGNDTVQGGDTSHSISFFGGGNAFTTGAGDDTFYNNNVGAGNVIAAGAGVDMFSVYGDGAFANLEEGRVSVRSPHTGIIYDYEVSGVENLSGTPDADILVGSEGENSLRGGVGNDLLSGRGGNDTLDGWEEMPGGSGNDTFVGGYGADHITTGNGHDKIRIDRLAESRPGHEDIITDLSTSDRIDLSRIDADQTMDGNQSFEFIGQEAFSGNAGELRYEVSGSDLVVLADADGDGAADLSVILSDLRTLTEDSFIL, encoded by the coding sequence ATGGCCACCACGATCCATGGAACAGACGGGAACGACCGCCTGACCGTCGCAGGCGACGACGACACCTATAGAATCAACATGCTGAACGGCAGGGATTTTGTGGATGTGACGCAGATCTCCGCCCGCTATGTGGCAGTCAACTTCTCGGACGGGAACGATACGGTGCAAGGTGGCGATACGAGCCATTCCATCAGCTTCTTCGGCGGTGGAAATGCCTTCACCACAGGGGCCGGGGACGATACGTTCTACAACAACAATGTCGGCGCCGGGAACGTGATCGCGGCCGGCGCGGGCGTGGACATGTTCTCGGTCTACGGCGACGGGGCTTTCGCGAATCTGGAAGAGGGGCGGGTCTCCGTCCGGTCGCCGCATACCGGCATCATCTATGATTACGAGGTGTCGGGCGTCGAGAATCTCTCGGGAACCCCCGACGCTGACATACTGGTCGGCAGCGAAGGCGAGAACAGCCTCAGGGGAGGCGTGGGGAACGACCTGTTATCCGGCAGGGGCGGCAACGATACTCTGGACGGCTGGGAGGAAATGCCTGGAGGGAGCGGGAACGATACCTTTGTGGGAGGCTACGGGGCTGACCACATCACCACGGGTAACGGTCACGACAAGATCAGGATAGACCGCCTTGCGGAAAGCCGGCCGGGCCACGAAGACATCATCACCGACCTCAGCACCAGCGACCGTATCGACCTGTCGCGGATCGACGCGGATCAGACCATGGACGGCAATCAGAGTTTCGAGTTTATCGGGCAGGAGGCATTCTCCGGGAACGCGGGAGAGCTGAGATATGAGGTCAGCGGGTCCGATCTGGTCGTGCTCGCCGATGCCGATGGCGACGGGGCAGCCGACCTGTCGGTCATTCTGAGCGACCTGCGCACATTGACCGAGGACAGTTTCATCCTCTAG
- a CDS encoding metalloregulator ArsR/SmtB family transcription factor — protein MTSDTQPDCSRPDAAGIDPEAMRAAAAEASEFLKSLGNQHRLMILCALSSGEKSVGQLAAFLGIRDSTVSQHLALLRRDRIIAGRRDGQVIWYRIESEPARRVMAVLYASFCTGA, from the coding sequence ATGACCAGCGACACCCAGCCAGACTGCTCCCGACCCGATGCTGCCGGGATCGACCCGGAGGCGATGCGCGCGGCTGCGGCCGAGGCCAGCGAGTTCCTGAAATCGCTGGGCAACCAGCACCGGCTGATGATCCTTTGCGCGCTGAGTTCGGGAGAAAAGTCGGTGGGCCAGCTTGCCGCTTTCCTGGGCATCCGCGATTCGACGGTCTCGCAGCATCTGGCGCTGCTGCGCCGCGACCGCATCATCGCCGGGCGCCGGGACGGGCAGGTGATCTGGTATCGCATCGAAAGCGAGCCGGCGCGGCGGGTGATGGCGGTGCTTTACGCCAGTTTCTGCACCGGCGCCTGA
- a CDS encoding NAD-dependent epimerase/dehydratase family protein, which yields MPNDESNRPTVLITGSSGFLGEAIARGLRDRYRVIGLDVAQPKHPIQGVETVEIDLTSDESVEGAVRQAASKAGGPIASVIHLAAYYDTTGEDNPKYEAVTVQGTRRLLQALKAVGAEQFVFSSTLLVHAPSPGKGVRIDEDSPLDPPWAYPQSKADTEELIARERGDVRTVILRLAGVYDEDCRAAFVAQQIARIFERLPTAYLFTGDLTAGQPYLHKDDLVGAIMRTVDRRAALPEETVMLIGEEETPSYEEMQKRIGRLIHNEEWRTLSLPKGMTKAGAWVQTEVLDEETDIKPWMIENSDDHYEIDISRARSLLGWAPRHSLTGTLPEMIRRLKQDPTDWYEKNKLDPSAVAASQPELDQAKERLRQPLERSLDQVEKAVERHRFWTLWAPMANAALGLWLMAAPMTLGLFDPVSATLPPALGHEIAEPQVRNMRLGISEILSGLLIAVLALAGMARRRRWMQWATAAVGLWVMFAPLVFWTTSAAAYGLDTLVGMLVVAFAVMIPPTPGISRRALAADDDRPLGWSYSPSSFTQRIPIVALALVGLFVSRYLAAYQMGHIDGLWDPFFGPAEASARNGSEAVVTSWVSKGFPIADAGLGAFAYAVDILAGAIGDRRRWRTMPWMVFLFGLLIIPLGVVSVSFIIIQPPLIGALCTLCIIQAAVTVVLIPYSVDEVLATAQYLWRAKRAGEPFWRTFWKGGPALSENQTPEPDLNRSAGAFLKDFVFGGVTFPWTLTASAALGVVLMATPLIFGTQPPLYFSDHVVGCLVIMVAVTAMAEVVRAVRFLNVALGAWICASPFLLGGGSGAATAAEIAMGIALIGLSLPRGARSDEHYGGWDRAIV from the coding sequence ATGCCAAATGACGAATCGAACCGCCCGACGGTCCTGATCACCGGAAGCTCGGGGTTTCTGGGAGAGGCCATCGCCAGGGGCCTGCGCGACCGCTATCGCGTCATCGGCCTTGACGTCGCGCAACCGAAGCATCCGATCCAGGGCGTGGAGACGGTCGAGATCGACCTCACCTCGGACGAAAGCGTCGAGGGCGCGGTGCGGCAGGCGGCCAGCAAAGCCGGCGGGCCCATCGCCTCGGTCATCCATCTGGCCGCCTATTACGACACGACCGGCGAAGACAATCCCAAATACGAAGCCGTGACGGTGCAGGGCACGCGCCGGCTGCTCCAGGCGCTGAAGGCGGTGGGCGCCGAGCAGTTCGTCTTTTCCAGCACCCTGCTGGTGCATGCGCCGAGCCCCGGCAAGGGCGTGCGCATCGACGAGGATTCCCCGCTGGATCCGCCCTGGGCCTATCCCCAGTCGAAGGCCGATACCGAAGAGTTGATCGCCCGCGAGCGCGGCGACGTCAGGACGGTGATCCTGCGGCTCGCGGGCGTCTACGACGAGGACTGCCGGGCCGCCTTCGTCGCCCAGCAGATCGCCCGCATCTTCGAGCGGTTGCCGACGGCCTATCTTTTCACCGGCGATCTGACTGCGGGCCAGCCCTATCTTCACAAGGACGACCTGGTCGGCGCGATCATGCGCACCGTGGATCGTCGCGCCGCGCTTCCCGAAGAAACGGTCATGCTGATCGGCGAGGAGGAGACGCCGTCCTACGAGGAGATGCAGAAGCGCATAGGCCGGCTGATCCATAACGAGGAGTGGCGCACGCTCAGCCTGCCCAAGGGCATGACCAAGGCCGGCGCCTGGGTCCAGACCGAAGTTCTGGACGAGGAAACCGACATCAAGCCGTGGATGATCGAAAACTCCGACGATCACTACGAGATCGACATCTCGCGCGCCCGCTCGCTGCTTGGATGGGCGCCCAGGCACAGCCTGACCGGAACGCTGCCCGAGATGATCCGCAGGCTCAAGCAGGACCCCACGGACTGGTATGAAAAGAACAAGCTCGACCCCTCCGCGGTCGCCGCGTCGCAGCCGGAACTGGATCAGGCCAAGGAACGCCTTCGGCAGCCGCTAGAACGCAGCCTTGATCAGGTCGAGAAGGCCGTCGAGCGGCATCGGTTCTGGACGCTCTGGGCGCCGATGGCGAATGCGGCGCTGGGCTTGTGGCTGATGGCCGCGCCGATGACGCTCGGGCTCTTCGATCCGGTCTCGGCGACGTTGCCGCCCGCGCTCGGCCACGAGATCGCCGAACCGCAGGTCCGGAACATGCGGCTCGGCATCAGCGAAATCCTGTCCGGCCTGCTCATCGCGGTTCTGGCGCTGGCGGGCATGGCGCGCCGCCGCCGCTGGATGCAATGGGCCACCGCCGCCGTCGGGCTATGGGTGATGTTCGCGCCGCTGGTGTTCTGGACCACCAGCGCGGCCGCCTATGGTCTGGACACGCTGGTCGGCATGCTGGTGGTGGCCTTCGCGGTGATGATCCCGCCGACGCCCGGCATCAGCCGCCGGGCGCTGGCGGCCGATGACGACCGGCCGCTGGGCTGGAGCTATTCGCCCTCATCCTTCACGCAGCGCATTCCCATCGTGGCGCTGGCCTTGGTCGGGCTTTTCGTCTCCCGCTATCTCGCCGCCTACCAGATGGGACATATAGACGGGCTGTGGGATCCGTTCTTCGGCCCGGCAGAGGCCTCGGCCCGCAACGGCAGCGAGGCCGTCGTGACCTCCTGGGTGTCGAAAGGATTTCCCATCGCCGACGCCGGGCTCGGCGCCTTCGCCTACGCCGTCGACATCCTGGCCGGGGCCATCGGCGACCGGCGCCGCTGGCGCACCATGCCGTGGATGGTCTTCCTGTTCGGCCTGCTGATCATCCCGCTCGGCGTGGTCAGCGTGTCGTTCATCATCATCCAGCCGCCGCTGATCGGCGCGCTTTGCACGCTCTGCATCATCCAGGCGGCCGTCACGGTCGTCCTCATTCCCTACTCGGTCGACGAGGTGCTGGCGACAGCCCAGTATCTCTGGCGTGCCAAGCGGGCGGGCGAGCCGTTCTGGCGCACCTTCTGGAAGGGGGGGCCGGCTCTGTCCGAGAACCAGACGCCCGAGCCCGATCTGAACCGTTCCGCAGGCGCGTTCCTGAAGGATTTCGTGTTCGGCGGCGTGACCTTTCCCTGGACGCTCACCGCCAGCGCGGCGCTCGGCGTCGTGCTGATGGCGACGCCCCTGATCTTCGGAACGCAGCCCCCGCTCTATTTCAGCGACCATGTCGTCGGCTGCCTCGTCATCATGGTGGCTGTCACGGCCATGGCCGAAGTGGTGCGCGCGGTGCGTTTCCTCAATGTTGCGCTCGGCGCCTGGATCTGCGCCTCGCCGTTCCTGCTGGGCGGCGGGTCGGGCGCCGCGACCGCTGCCGAGATCGCGATGGGCATCGCCTTGATCGGGCTGAGCCTGCCGCGCGGCGCGCGCAGCGACGAGCATTACGGCGGTTGGGACCGGGCAATTGTCTGA
- a CDS encoding glutathione S-transferase family protein, translating into MGQLIDGIWHDEWYDTESSGGRFQRSVTAYRNWITPDGSPGPSGKGGFGPESGRYHLYVSYACPWAHRTLIFRAIKGLAPHIDVSAVHPDMLSEGWTFATDFPGATGDRLFGLPYLRDIYLKVDPKASGRVTVPVLWDKAQGTIASNESAEIIRMFNSAFDGLTGNRDDYCPADLRERIDAMNERIYDRVNNGVYKAGFATSQAAYDEAVQPLFETLDWLEGHLAANRYLCGDRITEADWRLFTTALRFDPVYHTHFKCNRRWLREYPNLWGWTRELYQWPGVAETVHFDHIVRHYHYSHVTINPHRIVPINPLIDWEEPHGRG; encoded by the coding sequence ATGGGCCAACTGATCGACGGCATCTGGCATGACGAATGGTATGACACGGAAAGCAGCGGCGGACGTTTCCAGCGCAGCGTGACCGCCTATCGCAACTGGATCACCCCGGACGGGAGCCCCGGTCCCAGCGGCAAGGGCGGCTTTGGCCCCGAAAGCGGGCGCTACCATCTCTATGTCTCCTATGCCTGCCCCTGGGCGCATCGCACGCTGATCTTTCGCGCGATCAAGGGGCTGGCGCCGCATATCGACGTCTCGGCCGTGCATCCCGACATGCTGTCCGAGGGCTGGACCTTCGCCACCGACTTCCCCGGCGCGACCGGAGACCGGCTGTTCGGCCTGCCCTACCTGCGCGACATCTACCTGAAGGTGGATCCGAAGGCTTCGGGCCGGGTGACGGTGCCGGTGCTGTGGGACAAGGCCCAGGGCACCATCGCCAGCAACGAAAGCGCCGAGATCATCCGCATGTTCAATTCCGCCTTCGACGGGCTGACCGGCAATCGCGACGACTATTGCCCGGCCGACCTGCGGGAGCGCATCGACGCGATGAACGAGCGCATCTACGACCGGGTGAACAACGGCGTCTACAAGGCCGGATTCGCCACCTCGCAAGCGGCCTATGACGAGGCCGTGCAACCGCTGTTCGAAACGCTGGACTGGCTCGAGGGCCATCTGGCCGCCAACCGCTACCTGTGCGGCGACCGGATCACCGAGGCGGACTGGCGGCTTTTCACCACCGCGCTGCGCTTCGATCCAGTCTATCACACGCATTTCAAATGCAACCGCCGCTGGCTGCGCGAATATCCGAACCTCTGGGGCTGGACGCGCGAGCTTTACCAATGGCCGGGCGTCGCCGAGACGGTGCATTTCGACCATATCGTGCGGCATTACCATTACAGCCACGTCACGATAAACCCGCATCGCATCGTCCCGATCAATCCTCTGATCGACTGGGAGGAGCCGCACGGCCGGGGTTGA